GCCAGAGGATGCTCGCTGGCCATTTCCAATCCAGCGGCCAACCGCAACACGTCGTTCTCGGCGAATCCTGTTGCCACTTCGACGCTGACCACGCGCGGCTTTCCTTCGGTCAGCGTTCCTGTCTTGTCGACGACCAGCGTATCGACCTTTTCCAGTCTTTCGAGCGCTTCAGCATTGCGGATCAAGACGCCTGCCGTCGCGCCGCGGCCGGTACCGACCATGATGGACATAGGCGTGGCCAATCCCAAAGCGCAAGGACAGGCAATAATCAATACCGCCACGGCATTGACCAAGGCGTAGACCAGCCGCGGCTCGGGGCCCCACAGGCTCCAAACGGCAAATGTGGCGACCGCGGTTAGCATCACGGCCGGCACAAAATAACCGGCCACAACATCGGCAAGCAATTGGATGGGGGCTCGGCTGCGCTGCGCCTCGCTGACCATTTGCACGATTTGCGCCAGCAGCGTGTCACGACCGACTCGTTCGGTCTGCATGACGAACGATCCGGTGCCGTTGACCGTGCCTCCGGTGACTCGGTCGCCTGGTTGCTTGGCGGCAGGCACGGGCTCGCCAGTTATCATCGACTCGTCGATGTAGCTCGATCCCTCGACGACGCTGCCGTCGACCGGCACTTTTTCGCCGGGCCGGACGCGCAATCGATCGCCGAACTGAACGTCGTCGAGCGGGATGTCTCGTTCACCACCGTCGTCGATCTTTCTGGCCGTCCGCGGCGCCAGGCCGAGCAAGCTGCGAATGGCGCTCGACGTCTGGCTGCGGGCACGCAGTTCCAGCACCTGGCCGACCAGGACGAGCGTGACAATCACGGCCGCGGATTCGAAATAGGTGGGAACCTCGCCTAAATGCCCGCGAAACGATTTGGGGAAAATTCCCGGCGCGAGGGTGGCCACGATACTTTCCAGATAAGCGGTACCGACGCCCAGCGCGATCAGAGTGAACATGTTGAACTGGCGCGTCAGTAGCGAATTCCAACCGCGCACGAAGAACGGCCACGCCCCCCACAGAACCACGGGCGACGTCAGCAACAGTTGCAGCCAGGCCGACACCTGCGGAGCGAGCCAATGCGAGAGCGGCAAGCCAGGCACCATCTCGGCCATCGCGATCACGAAAACCGGCACGGTCAGGACGGCGCAAACCCACAGCCGGTGCCGCATATCGTCGAGTTCTGTCGTGTCCTCTTCGGCATCCGTCGCATCGAGCGGTTCGAGCGCCATCCCGCAAATCGGGCACGAACCGGGGCCGATCTTGCGCACTTCCGGATGCATTGGGCAGGTGTATGTCTTGTCCTGGTTCGGCCGAGCCTCGACAGAGTGTGCGTGTTCGGGAACCTTCAAGCCGAAAGAAGTCATTACGTGCGCGTCGGCAGCATGGTGAACTTGCCCGAGATATTTCTGGGGATCGGCCTGGAACTTCTTCACGCAGCTGGCCGAGCAAAAATAGAAAGCTTCCCCCTCATGCACAGTTTTGTGCGGGGTCTTGGTCAGGTCGACCGTCATGCCACAGACGACGTCTCGCACTCGGACCTCTGCCGGAGTGAGCACCGGCAGTAAGCTGCCCGCCCCTGGCTC
This portion of the Pirellulales bacterium genome encodes:
- a CDS encoding heavy metal translocating P-type ATPase — translated: MNERQTTNHGSHQGHEHNVTPQGAGPEPGAGSLLPVLTPAEVRVRDVVCGMTVDLTKTPHKTVHEGEAFYFCSASCVKKFQADPQKYLGQVHHAADAHVMTSFGLKVPEHAHSVEARPNQDKTYTCPMHPEVRKIGPGSCPICGMALEPLDATDAEEDTTELDDMRHRLWVCAVLTVPVFVIAMAEMVPGLPLSHWLAPQVSAWLQLLLTSPVVLWGAWPFFVRGWNSLLTRQFNMFTLIALGVGTAYLESIVATLAPGIFPKSFRGHLGEVPTYFESAAVIVTLVLVGQVLELRARSQTSSAIRSLLGLAPRTARKIDDGGERDIPLDDVQFGDRLRVRPGEKVPVDGSVVEGSSYIDESMITGEPVPAAKQPGDRVTGGTVNGTGSFVMQTERVGRDTLLAQIVQMVSEAQRSRAPIQLLADVVAGYFVPAVMLTAVATFAVWSLWGPEPRLVYALVNAVAVLIIACPCALGLATPMSIMVGTGRGATAGVLIRNAEALERLEKVDTLVVDKTGTLTEGKPRVVSVEVATGFAENDVLRLAAGLEMASEHPLATAIVAAARERGLPLTAAMDFQSTTGQGVCGTIDGHRLLFGNAGLLQNAKVEIQSLTGRADELRRQAQTVMFLAVDGRPAGLIGVADPIKDSAREAIAILREAGLRLVMLTGDSRATAEAIARQLNLQEVEAEVRPEQKNALIRKLQSEGRVVAMAGDGVNDAPALAQADVGIAMGTGTDVAIQSAGVTLIKGDLRGIVRARRLSHATMRNIRENLFFAFVYNGIGVPIAAGVLYPFFGLLLSPMIAAAAMSFSSVSVITNALRLRRIKL